Proteins co-encoded in one Phalacrocorax carbo chromosome 5, bPhaCar2.1, whole genome shotgun sequence genomic window:
- the PRKAG3 gene encoding 5'-AMP-activated protein kinase subunit gamma-3 isoform X1, protein MSALVLWPSCPYPSLPHSSAPSHQLPVPPGWRAAVLCAAPVGWGMGGSVGSTPTPPRKEGSETLQLSSPARTGAGLPTGFPEALCPREEVEEEEEEDRQRSPRPVTFTLGNEILGLGPESEFQSPDAEVYMHFMRSHCCYDAIPTSCKLVVFDISLEIKKAFVALVANGVRAAPLWDSKTQSFVGECQQCRLAPSPTCLQGVWALLPAPRVSAGMLTITDFINILHRYYRSPLVQIYEVEEHKIETWREVYLQGSFKPLVYISPSDSLFDAVYSLIKHKIHRLPVIEPISGNVLHILTHKRILKFLHIFGSTIPKPRFLKKTVQELCIGTFRDVAVVPETAPIYAALEIFVDRRVSALPVINDAGQVVGLYSRFDVIHLAAQKTYNNLDISVREALRQRTTCLEGVLTCYPHETMEDIIDRIAKEQVHRLVLVDENQYPRGIVSLSDILQALVLTPAGTGLTPGPRWEHTARPPSPGSSHPLPGESSLVMGGHGAGTHCGTHLGVNWGGGAGPGAQLLPKGNDVFFGVMVMGNGLGTAPSPPVPPAVPSCWDWEWCVLTTPDMGSPYFPITVPSLTLSLVPTGVAVPGAARGAPGWPLPGQRPRPTPGLASKQGMEARPCCARGCRGRSEGHATGCPAQHWCPLGGLLPHVLSCSAGIDRASL, encoded by the exons ATGAGTGCATTGGTTCTCTGGCCATCCTGCCCATACCCCTCATTGCCCCACTCATCAGCTCCTTCCCAtcagctcccagtgcccccaggctggagagcagcagtgcTCTGTGCTGCCCCTGTGGGGTGGGGAATGGGGGGTTCTGTGGGGagcacccccactccccccaggAAGGAGGGCTCTGAGACCTTACAGCTCAGCTCACCAGCCAGGACTGGGGCAGGTTTGCCTACAGGGTTCCCAGAGGCCTTGTGCcccagggaggaggtggaggaggaggaggaagaggacagGCAAAGGAGCCCAAGACCTGTCACCTTTACACTGGGCAACGAGATACTGGGGCTGGGCCCGGAGAGTGAGTTTCAGAGCCCTGATGCTGAGGTCTACATGCACTTCATGAGGAGCCACTGCTGCTACGATGCCATCCCCACTAGCTGCAAGCTGGTTGTCTTCGACATCTCTCTGGAG ATTAAGAAAGCCTTTGTCGCACTGGTGGCCAATGGGGTTCGTGCTGCCCCACTCTGGGACAGCAAGACGCAGAGCTTTGTGGGTGAGTGCCAGCAGTGCCGCCTGGCCCCTTCCCCTACCTGCCTGCAAGGGGTGTGGGCATTGCTGCCAGCCCCACGTGTCTCCGCAGGGATGCTGACTATCACCGACTTCATCAACATCCTCCACCGCTACTACCGCTCGCCCCTG GTTCAGATCTACGAGGTGGAGGAGCACAAGATTGAGACCTGGCGAG AGGTGTACCTGCAGGGCTCCTTCAAGCCGCTGGTCTACATCTCCCCGAGTGATAG CCTTTTCGACGCTGTCTACTCCCTGATCAAGCACAAGATCCACCGCCTGCCTGTCATCGAGCCCATCTCGGGCAACGTCCTTCACATCCTGACGCACAAACGCATCCTCAAGTTCCTTCACATCTTT GGCTCCACCATCCCCAAGCCACGcttcctgaagaaaacagtGCAGGAGCTGTGCATCGGCACCTTCCGTGACGTGGCTGTCGTGCCTGAGACTGCGCCCATCTATGCCGCCCTGGAGATCTTTGTGGACCGCCGCGTCTCTGCCCTGCCTGTCATCAATGATGCTG GGCAAGTGGTCGGCCTCTACTCCCGGTTCGACGTCATT cacctggcAGCCCAGAAGACCTACAACAACCTGGACATCAGCGTGCGGGAGGCACTGCGGCAGCGCACCACCTGCCTGGAGGGGGTCCTCACCTGCTATCCCCATGAAACCATGGAGGACATCATCGACCGCATTGCAAAGGAGCAG GTCCATCGCCTTGTTCTGGTGGACGAGAACCAGTACCCACGGGGCATCGTCTCCCTCTCAGACATCCTCCAGGCCCTTGTGCTCACTCCCGCAG GGACAGGGCTCACTCCTGGGCCGCGCTGGGAGCACACGGCCCGGCCACCTTCACCTGGCTCCTCTCACCCACTGCCTGGTGAGTCCTCATTGGTGATGGGTGGGCACGGTGCTGGCACCCACTGTGGCACCCATTTAGGGGtgaactggggagggggggctggcCCCGGTGCCCAGCTGCTTCCCAAAGGCAATGATGTTTTTTTTGGGGTGATGGTCATGGGGAATGGTCTTGGGACAGCCCCAAGCCCACCAGTtcccccagcagtgcccagctGCTGGGACTGGGAGTGGTGTGTGTTAACGACACCAGACATGGGATCCCCATATTTCCCCATCACGGTGCCTTCACTCACCCTATCCCTGGTGCCCACAGGCGTGGCTGTGCCAGGAGCTGCTAGGGGGGCACCAGGATGGCCCCTTCCAGGCCAGCGCCCCCGTCCTACTCCAGGGCTTGCATCCAAGCAAGGGATGGAGGCAAGACCCTGCTGTGCCCGTGGCTGCCGGGGCAGGTCGGAGGGCCATGCCACAGGgtgcccagcccagcactggtgCCCTCTGGGGGGGTTATTGCCTCATGTGCTCTCTTGCTCTGCAGGCATCGACCGAGCCTCACTCTGA